The window GGCCGGGCGGGCCAAGACGGGCTACGGCGCGTGGACCGTCGGGGACCTCGACCGCGGTCTGCGCGCCGACACCCCGCGCGTCGGCCTGTGGCTGGACACCTCCGAGCAGACCGTGGGACAGACGGTGGACGCGATCCTGACGGAACGGGAACGGGCGCGCATCCGCTGAGCCCGGGCGTCTCGCGGCGGCCGCCGCGCACGGCGGACCCGCAGGTCACCGCAGGCCCGGGGCGTTGTCAGTGGTGCCGCGTAGTGTTCTGGGCAGTGGGGGAGGACCGCTGGGCGGCGGGACGTTTTCCGGCTGTTCCCGGACGTCTGCGTGCGCGCCGCCCGGTCCGGTCCTGCCTGGGGGACGTGAACAACCATGCGCGGGGGAACGATGAGCACGACGGACACCGGCACCAGGACGATCACAGACACCGAGGCGGCCACCGGCACGGAGACGATCACCGGCACGGAGACGATCACGCTGACCGAGGACGCACTGGGTCCGCATGTCACGCACACACCGACACGACGCTGGCTGACGGGGCCCGGACTGCCCGCCGACAGCGGCCTGTTGACCTTCGAGGCGTTGCGCACGGACGGGCTGCGTACCGTGGCGGACTCGACGGGAGACCCGGCCCGCCTCCCCGCGGACCTGCGCGACCAGTTGGTGATCGGCGCGCTGCGGGACCCCGTCGCCGCGGAGACGGAGTCGGTCCTGCTCGACGGAGCGACGGGCGAGGTGTCCACCACCTGCTTCCTCCACGACCGCCCCGACCTGATGGAGCGCCGCCCGTTCGCGCCTTCGCTCCGGACCCTCGTCGGCTTCGTGACGGCGACGGAGGAGATGTCCGCGAGAAGCGGCCGGTTCGCCTCCTACGAAGGCCGGTTCGGGCCGAAGGCCGTCACGGGAATGTCGCACCGGCTGCTTACGGAGTTCGAGGCGGGCGTCGACGGCGAGGTCCCGCCCTTCTGGAAGATGGCCGCGCTGATCCGCCCGTTGGCCCTCGTCGCGGGCCCGCCCGAGGACTCGGCGCTCACCCTCGACCTGCCCGCCCGCCTGCTGGACCAGGAGTTCGGTCAGGGCCGCGTCGTCCGCTACGAGGACGTCGACTTCCCCGTGGCGCTCGCGCACGAGCCGACCCGGCGCTTCCTGCGCGAGACGGGCCTGCCCGAGGACGGCTTCCTGTTCCAGCTGGACACGGACGTGCCGTTGCCGACCCTCGCCGAGTACTACGAGGACGAGCGCCCCGACGTGCTCACCGCCGACCAACTACCCGACGGCGCCGACCACTTGATACGCCTGGGTCATCTCGTCGAGGACAACAGCCTGGTCGTCGACGGCGCGACGGGCGCGATCCTCGACTGGAGCGAGCCCGAGGCGACCCTGCGCGCGCTGAACACGGACGTCTCCACGCTGGCCTTCACACTGTGGCTGCTCCACCGCGAGAGGACGATCGACGAGTCCCTGTCCCACGAGCTGACGGCGGGGGCCTACGACCAGCTGGCGGCGACGATGACGCAGACCCTGTCGGCGGTCGACCCGACGGGCTCCGCCCCGCTGGGCGAGTGGCACTACTGGACGGAGATGTTCCAGGACGAGGCGGCCGGAGTGCTCTGACCCCGCACTGCTCCGACCGCTGTGCGATGCGAGCGATCAGCTGCCCCGCGGGGGCGGCCCGGGGCGGGGCCGAGCGCGAGGGCAGGGCCGCGGCCGACCGATCCCGCCGCTCCCGTGGCACCCGTCCGAGGAGAAGAATAGGCTGGTCACAGGGGATCGACCAGGTTCGATCCGAGGAGCCTCCCATGAGAACGAACAGACGCCGCGCCTGGCGCGCGACGGGAGTCGTCACCGCCCTCGCCACGGCCGCCGCGATCGCTTCGGTCGCCCCGGCCCAGGCTCAGACCGCTCAGCTCTCCGCGTGGATCAGCGACGGCTGGGGCGGCGGCACCGTCACCAGCCAGCCCGCCGGGATCAACTGTCACACGACGGCGTGGGATCCGTATGCGAGCACCGAACCGCCGCTGAACCCGACAGGCGCCTGTACGGCCGCCTTCGAGGTCGGAACGACGGTCACGTTCACCGCCACGCCCGACGAGGGGTCCTACACCAACTTCGACCCCACGCCGAATCCCGTGACCATACGTGCCGGTTACAACTTCACGTGGGCCATGTTCTGCCCGAGCGACGGCCTCTGCTCGGCGGGTTAGTGGGTGAAGCCCTTTTGGGGCTGCAGCCAGCGGCAACGGCCGGCCATCACGGATGCCCGGGCTGCGACCGAGACGGACAGTGCGACGGACGGCCAGAAGGGTGGCACCTCGACGAGGTGCCACCCTTCCGTACTGCCTGGTCAGGCCACCAGAGGCCGTGGCGGGAATCGAACCCACGTGCCTCGCTTTGCAGGCGAGTCCCTAAGCCACTCGGGCACACGGCCATTCACAGAGTCCGATGTTCCGGACCCGTTGCACCGACCGTAGGCCCCCGGCCGGACGGGACTCAAGGAACGGGCCGGTGCCGCAACGGGACTGCCACACCGCGTTCACAAAGGGCGCCGGGCCGAAGTCGGCGGGGGAGGGGCCGATGCTGGTCGTACGACCAAGGTCCCGGTCGAGGACCGTCTTCCGACAGGGGTCAATGTCAGTCTCGTTCCTTACTCTGACGGCATGACCACCCTGGAGCCGGGCGACACCGGCGTCGCCGAGAGCCCGAGCGCACCGACCGGAGCCGCCCCCCAGGAGGGCGTCCTCGGCCGCTCCCACCGGGCGCTGAGCATCGGGATCGTCTCCGTCGTGCTGCTGATCGCCTTCGAGGCGACGGCCGTCGGGACGGCGATGCCCGTCGCGGCGCGCGAACTCGACGGGATCCCGCTGTACGCGTTCGCGTTCTCCGGGTACTTCACGACGAGCCTGTTCGGCATGGTGCTGGCCGGGCAGTGGTCGGACCGGGCGGGCCCGCTCGGATCGCTCACCGCGGGGATCGGCGCGTTCGCGGCGGGGCTGCTGCTGTCCGGGACGGCCGGGGTCATGTGGCTGTTCATCCTCGGGCGGGCCGTACAGGGCCTGGGCGGCGGCCTGGTGATCGTCGCGCTGTACGTCGTCGTGGGACGGGCCTATCCGGAACGGCTGCGGCCGTCGATCATGGCGGCGTTCGCGGCGAGCTGGGTGCTCCCGTCCGTCGTCGGCCCGCTGGCCTCCGGCGCGGTGACCGAACACCTCGGCTGGCGCTGGGTGTTCGTCGGGGTGCCGGTGCTGGTGGTCCTTCCCCTGGCACTCGCGCTGCCGCAGATCCGCCGTCGGGCGTCCGGTCCGGCGGAGGGGACCGTCGCCGCGCCCTTCGACCGGCGGCGCATCCGGCTGGCGCTGGGCATCTCCCTGGGCGCCGGTCTGCTGCAGTACGCCGCACAGGACCTGGGGTGGCTGTCCGTGATCCCGGGCGCGGCGGGGGCGGCGCTGCTCGTCCCGGCGGTGCTCGGGCTGCTGCCGCGGGGGACCTACCGGGCGGCGCGCGGCCTGCCGTCCGTGGTGCTGCTGCGCGGGGTCGCGGCCGGGTCCTTCATCTCGGCGGAGTCGTTCGTGCCGCTGATGCTGGTCACCGAGCGGGGGCTGTCGCCGACCATGGCCGGGTTCTCGCTGGCGGCGAGCGGGCTCACCTGGGCGCTGGGTTCCTTCGTGCAGGCGAGGGCGCGGGTGGAGCCGTACCGGGAGCGGCTCATGGCGCTGGGAATGGTGCTGACCGCGGCCTCCATCGCCGCCGTGCCGACGGTGCTGATCGACGGGGTCCCCGTGTGGACGGTGGCGGTGGCCTGGGCGATCGGCTGCTTCGGCATGGGCCTGGTGATCTCCTCCACCAGCGTCCTCCTGCTGCAGCTCTCCGCCCCGGGCCAGGCCGGCAACAACTCCGCCGCCCTCCAGATATCCGACGGCCTCGCCAACGCCATGCTGCTCGCCGTCGGCGGCGCGGCCTTCGCGGCGCTGGGCGGCGGCACGGTCGCCCACGCGGCCACGCAGGCCTCCGGCGGCCACCCGGCGGCCTTCGTCGCGGTGTTCCTGCCGATGGCGGGGGTGGCGTTGGTGGGGGCTTGGGTGACTACTCGGCTGCGGGCCGATTCCACATGACACTGAGTG of the Streptomyces aurantiacus genome contains:
- a CDS encoding SUKH-4 family immunity protein; the encoded protein is MSTTDTGTRTITDTEAATGTETITGTETITLTEDALGPHVTHTPTRRWLTGPGLPADSGLLTFEALRTDGLRTVADSTGDPARLPADLRDQLVIGALRDPVAAETESVLLDGATGEVSTTCFLHDRPDLMERRPFAPSLRTLVGFVTATEEMSARSGRFASYEGRFGPKAVTGMSHRLLTEFEAGVDGEVPPFWKMAALIRPLALVAGPPEDSALTLDLPARLLDQEFGQGRVVRYEDVDFPVALAHEPTRRFLRETGLPEDGFLFQLDTDVPLPTLAEYYEDERPDVLTADQLPDGADHLIRLGHLVEDNSLVVDGATGAILDWSEPEATLRALNTDVSTLAFTLWLLHRERTIDESLSHELTAGAYDQLAATMTQTLSAVDPTGSAPLGEWHYWTEMFQDEAAGVL
- a CDS encoding MFS transporter; this encodes MTTLEPGDTGVAESPSAPTGAAPQEGVLGRSHRALSIGIVSVVLLIAFEATAVGTAMPVAARELDGIPLYAFAFSGYFTTSLFGMVLAGQWSDRAGPLGSLTAGIGAFAAGLLLSGTAGVMWLFILGRAVQGLGGGLVIVALYVVVGRAYPERLRPSIMAAFAASWVLPSVVGPLASGAVTEHLGWRWVFVGVPVLVVLPLALALPQIRRRASGPAEGTVAAPFDRRRIRLALGISLGAGLLQYAAQDLGWLSVIPGAAGAALLVPAVLGLLPRGTYRAARGLPSVVLLRGVAAGSFISAESFVPLMLVTERGLSPTMAGFSLAASGLTWALGSFVQARARVEPYRERLMALGMVLTAASIAAVPTVLIDGVPVWTVAVAWAIGCFGMGLVISSTSVLLLQLSAPGQAGNNSAALQISDGLANAMLLAVGGAAFAALGGGTVAHAATQASGGHPAAFVAVFLPMAGVALVGAWVTTRLRADST